In a single window of the Candidatus Saccharimonadales bacterium genome:
- the tsaE gene encoding tRNA (adenosine(37)-N6)-threonylcarbamoyltransferase complex ATPase subunit type 1 TsaE — MTWQTTSTASDDTSRLGELLGNKLAGGEVIELAADLGGGKTTFTKGLVKGLGSQDNATSPTFTLSKIYKCRGGLEVHHFDFYRLDEPGIIADQLAESVNDGKVVTVVEWSDIVNDVLPQNRITISFSSTPNDPDERQIIFSYSENFAGLIRAVETEWEEVKP, encoded by the coding sequence ATGACTTGGCAAACAACCTCTACCGCGTCCGACGATACATCGCGGCTCGGCGAGCTGCTAGGAAATAAACTCGCCGGTGGCGAAGTTATCGAACTGGCGGCCGATCTTGGCGGCGGCAAGACTACATTTACCAAAGGTTTGGTTAAAGGTCTGGGTAGCCAGGACAATGCAACTAGCCCAACCTTTACGCTAAGCAAAATTTATAAATGCCGCGGAGGGCTGGAGGTTCATCATTTTGACTTTTACCGCCTGGACGAGCCTGGCATTATCGCCGATCAATTAGCGGAATCAGTCAATGACGGCAAAGTGGTCACTGTTGTTGAATGGAGCGACATAGTAAATGATGTTTTGCCACAAAATCGCATTACTATTAGCTTCAGCTCGACGCCAAACGACCCGGATGAGCGCCAGATAATTTTTTCCTATTCCGAAAATTTTGCTGGCTTGATCCGCGCTGTTGAAACCGAATGGGAAGAGGTAAAGCCGTGA
- the ruvB gene encoding Holliday junction branch migration DNA helicase RuvB, producing MAIERIVNTAGPTDDPAEEQLENSLRPRDFANYVGQERLKKNLKLAIDAAKKRGEAIDHILLYGPPGLGKTTMATVIANEMGAQIRITSGPAIERAGDLASLLTNLQDGDILFIDEIHRLHRTVEEVLYSAMEDFKLDIMLGKGPSARSLRLDLPKFTIIGATTRTGSLAAPLRDRFGLIHRLEFYAPDEIGRIINRSAKILNVPVDKKAAGLLAERSRLTPRIANRLLKRVRDYADINGDGIIDEKVAGQALKLLEIDELGLDPSDRQLLTAIIEHYDGGPVGVETLAALTAEERTTIEDVNEPYLMQIGLLERTPRGRKATLRAWKHLGKNPKTKEQASLL from the coding sequence ATGGCTATCGAACGAATTGTGAACACTGCTGGTCCGACAGATGATCCAGCAGAGGAACAATTAGAAAACTCTTTGCGTCCACGTGATTTTGCTAATTATGTTGGCCAGGAACGCTTAAAGAAAAACTTAAAGCTAGCTATTGATGCTGCAAAGAAACGTGGCGAGGCAATCGACCATATTTTGCTCTATGGTCCGCCGGGTTTGGGCAAAACCACCATGGCAACTGTAATTGCCAACGAAATGGGCGCCCAAATTAGAATTACAAGCGGCCCGGCAATTGAACGGGCCGGTGATCTGGCTAGCTTGCTCACTAATTTGCAAGACGGCGATATTTTATTCATTGACGAAATTCACCGTCTGCACCGAACAGTCGAAGAAGTCCTGTACAGTGCCATGGAAGATTTCAAGTTAGACATTATGCTTGGCAAAGGGCCAAGTGCTCGCAGCTTACGCTTGGACTTACCTAAGTTCACAATCATCGGCGCCACCACTCGCACCGGTTCGCTGGCCGCTCCTCTGCGAGACCGTTTTGGCTTAATTCATCGTCTAGAGTTTTATGCTCCGGATGAAATCGGTAGAATTATTAACCGCTCAGCCAAGATTTTGAATGTTCCGGTTGATAAAAAGGCTGCTGGCCTACTAGCTGAACGCTCTCGTTTGACACCGCGCATAGCTAACCGTTTGCTAAAACGCGTGCGTGACTATGCCGATATTAACGGTGACGGAATTATTGACGAAAAGGTCGCCGGGCAAGCTTTGAAGCTGCTCGAGATTGACGAGCTTGGCTTAGACCCATCAGACCGCCAGCTTTTGACTGCGATAATCGAGCATTACGACGGCGGCCCGGTTGGTGTTGAGACCCTGGCAGCCTTAACTGCCGAAGAACGAACAACTATCGAAGACGTTAACGAACCATACCTGATGCAGATCGGCCTGTTAGAGCGTACGCCGCGGGGCCGCAAGGCAACATTGCGTGCTTGGAAACACTTAGGTAAAAATCCGAAAACCAAAGAGCAGGCTAGCTTGCTATAA
- a CDS encoding C39 family peptidase — MEVTLTHRQETKYDCPPGFVGRSIVHFDMHDPRWEEAEYAYADGALPPAKLGVTGCVPTTLAEVASTFHNTFIFPNQVAELLESAHTKNGTAVDKALDIFCRVYQLQVVDKIQVSSLVEVEKLRDHLANGHIVIASFNSESPFTNAAHVIVIRGISEDLQRFMVVDNNDTDQYQEGKLPNRNQTEFSTFDLPQWLKNGCWVISKQPEASSEMLN, encoded by the coding sequence ATGGAAGTTACCCTCACACACCGCCAGGAGACAAAATATGATTGTCCGCCGGGCTTTGTGGGACGATCAATTGTTCATTTCGATATGCATGACCCTAGGTGGGAGGAGGCTGAATACGCCTACGCCGATGGCGCTTTGCCGCCAGCAAAGTTAGGCGTGACCGGTTGCGTACCAACTACGCTAGCCGAGGTTGCTTCAACTTTTCATAATACTTTCATTTTTCCAAACCAAGTGGCCGAACTCTTGGAATCGGCTCATACTAAAAATGGGACCGCGGTAGATAAAGCTCTCGATATTTTTTGTCGAGTCTATCAACTGCAAGTAGTGGATAAGATTCAAGTTTCGAGCTTGGTTGAAGTAGAAAAACTCAGAGATCATTTGGCGAACGGCCACATCGTAATTGCAAGTTTTAACAGTGAAAGTCCCTTCACTAACGCCGCTCACGTTATAGTTATCAGGGGTATTTCCGAAGATTTGCAGAGATTTATGGTTGTTGACAATAACGACACAGACCAATACCAAGAGGGAAAATTGCCGAACCGAAATCAAACCGAGTTTAGTACCTTCGACCTGCCGCAGTGGCTGAAGAATGGCTGTTGGGTTATATCCAAACAACCCGAAGCTAGCAGTGAAATGCTAAACTAA
- a CDS encoding PH domain-containing protein yields the protein MEPDQSNQSSIEPAASKIGAMAVKNADSSLVEPGEQVMDVIHRHAVGIIGIYAQMVIAVGAIFALAILANNDVFGQIPSGYKGPILGGAILLSGIILVPLLIQRFVYRQCRVIVTDKSLVTVVQKSLFSKKTSRLSMSNVEDVSAEQNGILPSMFNYGTLTIQTAGEEDNFIFPLCPKPNDIADKILEARQAYARAVR from the coding sequence ATGGAACCAGACCAATCTAATCAGTCTTCGATTGAACCAGCCGCTAGCAAAATTGGTGCAATGGCAGTTAAAAACGCTGACTCTTCTTTGGTTGAGCCGGGCGAACAAGTTATGGACGTAATCCACCGTCATGCAGTGGGGATTATTGGAATCTACGCGCAAATGGTAATAGCTGTCGGCGCTATATTTGCGCTCGCTATTCTTGCCAACAACGATGTTTTCGGGCAGATACCATCCGGCTACAAGGGCCCAATCCTTGGTGGCGCCATCTTGCTTAGCGGCATCATCCTCGTACCGCTGCTTATCCAAAGGTTTGTCTATCGACAATGCCGAGTAATAGTCACAGATAAAAGTCTGGTTACTGTGGTTCAAAAATCGTTATTTAGCAAAAAGACCTCAAGGCTCAGTATGTCTAATGTCGAAGATGTAAGTGCCGAGCAAAACGGAATACTGCCCAGCATGTTTAATTACGGCACCCTAACCATTCAGACTGCCGGTGAAGAAGATAACTTTATTTTCCCGCTTTGCCCTAAGCCAAACGATATTGCTGATAAAATTCTAGAAGCCCGACAGGCCTACGCTAGAGCTGTCAGATAA
- the tsaB gene encoding tRNA (adenosine(37)-N6)-threonylcarbamoyltransferase complex dimerization subunit type 1 TsaB, which yields MIILTIRTDKPEAELGVYENEKQLAYETWHAHRELAETIHQKIEEILNKSSKSPQDIQGIVVFKGPGSFTGLRIGLSVANALAYSLSIPITGSDSGAWIAQGVSSLKANNNDKIALPEYGAPAHVTAPKK from the coding sequence GTGATAATTTTGACAATCAGAACAGACAAGCCAGAAGCCGAACTGGGTGTTTACGAAAACGAAAAGCAGTTGGCTTACGAAACATGGCATGCGCATAGGGAATTGGCGGAAACAATTCACCAGAAAATTGAAGAAATACTTAACAAGTCAAGCAAATCACCGCAAGATATCCAAGGAATAGTAGTGTTCAAGGGTCCGGGCAGTTTTACCGGCCTTAGGATTGGCTTGTCGGTCGCTAACGCTCTGGCTTATTCTTTATCGATCCCAATCACTGGCTCTGATTCCGGAGCTTGGATTGCTCAAGGTGTCTCCAGCCTAAAGGCAAACAACAATGACAAAATAGCTTTGCCCGAATACGGTGCGCCAGCTCACGTGACTGCGCCCAAGAAGTAG
- the ftsH gene encoding ATP-dependent zinc metalloprotease FtsH: protein MDRKKLRLNSGRGGKNKNNNFKNVGFIVLVILFGLIFYAAFKTPTQLKTVPFSQVISQANDGQIKQITVNGDELDIIPKGKSVVTEKSYKEPGSSIYEQGLKQGKVELVNKPTSDSGTSIWDQLLVGVLPVVIIALILIFMFRSAQGQGNQALSFGKSRARLYGTEKDKINFSSVAGNDEAKQDLQEVVEFLKFPKKFEGVGAKIPKGVLLVGPPGTGKTMLARAVAGEANAPFFSISGSEFVEMFVGVGASRVRDLFNKAKKNSPCIIFIDEIDAVGRRRGSGMGGGHDEREQTLNQILVEMDGFEQGQNVIVLAATNRADVLDPALLRPGRFDRRVNIDLPDRPARESILKVHFADKPVSKDVDLNSLAAKTAGSSGADLANIANEAAILAARNNRKVIENEDVVNAFEKVAIGPERKSKVMSDKEKELTAYHEAGHAVVGHVLPDSDMVHKVTIIPRGPTGGVTWFIPPEDKSYHSIIEYKDVLARMLGGRIAEELIYGSERVTTGAGNDLQKAAELAREMVVNQGMGKKLRDQVFHVDEGVMLDRLVRERQYSDETAKVIDDEVENLITEAANRARTVLKSNMDKLEVLKKALIEKETVEADDVMKLLKGSHLPKAAALY from the coding sequence ATGGACAGAAAGAAATTACGACTGAATAGTGGCCGAGGCGGCAAGAACAAGAACAACAATTTTAAAAATGTTGGTTTTATAGTGCTGGTTATTCTGTTTGGTTTGATTTTTTATGCGGCTTTCAAAACGCCCACTCAACTAAAAACAGTTCCTTTTTCTCAGGTTATTAGTCAGGCCAACGATGGTCAAATCAAGCAAATAACCGTCAACGGCGACGAGCTAGATATTATACCCAAAGGCAAAAGCGTAGTTACCGAAAAATCTTACAAAGAACCAGGTTCAAGCATTTACGAACAAGGTCTAAAGCAGGGCAAAGTTGAGCTGGTTAACAAGCCAACCAGCGACAGCGGTACCAGCATTTGGGATCAACTGCTGGTTGGAGTTTTGCCGGTGGTGATAATCGCTTTGATTTTGATTTTCATGTTCAGGAGCGCGCAGGGTCAGGGCAATCAAGCACTAAGTTTCGGTAAAAGCCGCGCCCGTTTGTATGGTACCGAGAAAGACAAGATAAACTTTTCTAGTGTTGCCGGAAACGATGAGGCCAAACAGGATCTGCAAGAAGTGGTAGAGTTTTTGAAGTTTCCTAAAAAGTTTGAGGGCGTGGGCGCCAAAATTCCAAAAGGCGTTTTGCTGGTTGGTCCACCCGGAACCGGTAAAACCATGCTGGCCCGGGCCGTAGCCGGCGAGGCCAACGCGCCATTCTTTTCAATCAGCGGTTCTGAATTCGTGGAGATGTTTGTGGGCGTTGGTGCTAGCCGAGTACGTGACTTATTTAATAAGGCCAAAAAGAATTCGCCGTGCATAATCTTTATCGACGAAATTGATGCTGTCGGTCGCCGTCGCGGATCCGGCATGGGTGGTGGGCACGATGAGCGCGAGCAAACTTTGAACCAGATTTTGGTAGAAATGGACGGCTTTGAACAAGGCCAGAACGTTATTGTTCTTGCCGCTACTAACCGCGCCGATGTACTCGATCCAGCGTTGCTTCGCCCAGGGCGCTTTGACCGCCGTGTCAACATTGACCTCCCGGACCGCCCAGCCCGCGAATCTATACTGAAGGTTCACTTTGCCGACAAGCCAGTCAGCAAAGATGTCGACCTCAACTCGTTGGCTGCCAAAACTGCCGGCAGCAGCGGTGCCGACCTGGCCAATATTGCTAACGAAGCAGCAATTTTAGCCGCTCGCAATAATCGCAAAGTAATCGAGAACGAAGACGTAGTTAACGCTTTCGAAAAAGTCGCCATTGGTCCGGAGCGCAAAAGCAAAGTAATGAGCGACAAAGAAAAAGAGCTCACCGCTTATCATGAGGCTGGCCATGCCGTGGTTGGCCATGTGCTGCCAGACAGCGACATGGTTCACAAGGTTACCATCATCCCGCGTGGCCCAACCGGTGGCGTCACCTGGTTTATTCCACCGGAAGATAAGAGCTATCACAGCATCATTGAATATAAAGATGTACTAGCTCGAATGTTGGGTGGTCGTATCGCCGAGGAGCTCATCTACGGGTCGGAGCGTGTAACCACTGGCGCTGGCAACGATTTGCAAAAGGCCGCCGAACTAGCCCGCGAGATGGTAGTCAACCAGGGTATGGGCAAAAAATTGCGCGACCAAGTTTTTCATGTTGACGAAGGCGTGATGCTGGATCGCCTGGTTCGCGAGCGCCAATATTCGGACGAAACTGCCAAGGTCATAGACGATGAAGTTGAGAACCTGATTACAGAGGCCGCCAACAGGGCCCGTACCGTTCTTAAATCTAATATGGATAAACTTGAGGTTCTTAAAAAAGCCCTAATAGAAAAAGAAACCGTCGAAGCCGACGATGTAATGAAATTGCTAAAAGGATCGCACTTACCCAAAGCCGCCGCCTTGTACTAA
- the recA gene encoding recombinase RecA, which produces MADKTKAPTSDKAASGKEQALKLAVDQIEKQFGKGSIMRLGEAHAANVETIPTGSLSLDLALGGGIPKGRIIEIYGPESSGKTTVCLHAVAEVQKSGGTAAYVDAEHALDPAYAKRLGVNIDNLLISQPDSGEQALEVVETLVRSNAVDIIVVDSVAALVPQAEIEGDMGDAHMGLQARLMSQALRKLTGIISRTKCTVIFVNQLRMKIGVMFGNPETTTGGNALKFYASVRMDIRRISQIKQGDAVIGNHCRVKVVKNKIAPPFREAEFDIMYNQGISREGDVIDLAVAHNVVGKSGAWFEYEGQKIAQGREAAKKYLADNPKVFEKVAEQTVAAATKE; this is translated from the coding sequence GTGGCAGATAAGACAAAAGCACCAACGAGCGATAAGGCCGCTAGCGGCAAAGAGCAGGCGCTGAAATTAGCAGTTGACCAGATTGAAAAGCAATTCGGTAAGGGCAGCATTATGCGGTTGGGCGAAGCCCACGCGGCAAATGTCGAGACCATTCCAACCGGCAGCTTAAGTTTAGACTTGGCCCTGGGCGGCGGTATTCCAAAAGGCCGCATCATAGAAATTTATGGTCCGGAAAGTTCTGGTAAAACCACGGTTTGCCTGCACGCCGTGGCCGAAGTTCAAAAATCCGGTGGTACGGCTGCCTACGTTGATGCGGAGCACGCGCTCGATCCGGCTTACGCCAAGCGCTTGGGCGTTAATATTGATAATCTTTTGATAAGCCAGCCAGACAGCGGCGAGCAAGCACTAGAAGTTGTCGAGACTTTGGTGCGGTCTAACGCCGTTGACATTATTGTTGTCGACTCGGTAGCAGCACTTGTGCCACAAGCGGAAATCGAAGGCGATATGGGCGACGCCCACATGGGCTTGCAGGCCCGCTTGATGAGCCAAGCCTTGCGCAAACTAACCGGTATTATCAGTCGCACCAAGTGCACGGTTATATTCGTCAACCAGCTGCGCATGAAGATTGGTGTGATGTTTGGCAACCCAGAAACTACAACCGGTGGTAACGCGCTGAAATTTTATGCCAGCGTACGCATGGATATCCGCCGCATTAGCCAAATTAAGCAAGGCGATGCCGTAATCGGCAATCACTGCCGAGTAAAAGTAGTCAAAAACAAGATCGCTCCGCCGTTCCGCGAGGCCGAATTCGACATTATGTACAATCAAGGTATTAGTCGCGAAGGTGACGTAATTGACCTGGCTGTAGCTCACAACGTAGTTGGTAAATCGGGTGCTTGGTTCGAATACGAAGGCCAAAAGATTGCCCAAGGCCGCGAAGCCGCCAAGAAGTATCTAGCCGACAATCCAAAAGTTTTCGAAAAAGTCGCCGAGCAAACCGTTGCCGCCGCCACCAAGGAATAA
- a CDS encoding lamin tail domain-containing protein, which yields MKRPRIFSWVVAVVLLSSVLIPGNAFATGSSLSIREIKITDDEFVIIQNTGNNDIDHLSDYWLGYVGSDTSMAPPVQDLPDYRLPSGGVVLLSGGGTVNTCDADIVSDLSPSLSDSKGTLNLWEQTSSGFSLLSGNQAQVRWNKSTSSDVNLSEETSQYANPVWFYDTSSGWLLTDMSGCTLTTYNGSTSTTAAVWPENDSSPPAIIESVAEGQGLVGLPAADIGLKAPQISELLPNPSGSGTDDTDEFIELYNPNDTAFDLSGFALETGLTTKHKYSFEDSTLLPAKSFTAFYSADTGLTLSNTSSQAILLDPLGTTISQSDAYSSAKDGMSWALANGKWYWTNAPTPGATNVVNQASPDSSKANKSSAPTVKGLSTGSSNSAPNSFSNTTIVSTPIHAWTLAGVGAAALLYAGYEYRNDLANNLYRVRRYIAARRAARK from the coding sequence ATGAAGCGTCCGAGGATATTCTCTTGGGTGGTAGCGGTGGTTTTATTAAGTTCGGTGCTTATACCTGGCAACGCATTTGCCACTGGATCGTCCCTATCAATACGAGAGATAAAGATAACCGACGATGAGTTTGTAATTATACAGAACACCGGTAACAACGATATTGATCACCTAAGTGATTATTGGTTAGGGTACGTAGGCAGCGATACAAGCATGGCACCCCCTGTTCAGGATTTGCCGGACTACCGGCTACCATCAGGCGGGGTAGTTTTACTTAGCGGCGGCGGGACAGTTAATACCTGCGATGCCGACATAGTAAGCGACCTGTCGCCGTCACTCAGTGACAGCAAAGGCACACTCAACCTTTGGGAGCAAACGTCGAGCGGCTTTAGCCTACTATCGGGCAACCAAGCCCAAGTACGCTGGAATAAATCCACCTCCTCTGACGTTAACCTTAGTGAAGAGACCAGCCAATATGCTAACCCGGTGTGGTTTTACGATACTTCAAGCGGCTGGCTCTTGACTGATATGTCTGGTTGCACACTGACTACTTACAACGGCTCAACCAGTACGACTGCGGCAGTTTGGCCAGAGAACGATTCCAGCCCGCCGGCTATTATTGAAAGCGTTGCTGAAGGTCAGGGTTTGGTTGGCTTACCGGCTGCTGATATTGGCTTAAAAGCTCCGCAAATCAGTGAGCTTTTGCCCAACCCATCTGGCAGTGGCACAGATGATACGGATGAGTTTATAGAACTTTACAATCCTAACGATACTGCCTTCGATCTTTCGGGTTTTGCCTTAGAGACTGGTTTGACCACCAAACATAAATATTCTTTTGAAGACAGCACGCTTTTGCCAGCTAAAAGCTTCACGGCGTTTTACTCAGCCGATACTGGGCTAACGTTGAGCAATACTTCAAGCCAGGCGATTTTGCTAGATCCTCTGGGCACTACGATTAGTCAATCCGACGCCTATAGCTCTGCTAAAGACGGCATGTCTTGGGCGCTGGCTAACGGCAAATGGTATTGGACTAACGCGCCAACGCCTGGTGCTACTAATGTAGTCAACCAAGCGTCGCCTGATTCATCTAAGGCTAACAAATCTTCGGCTCCAACTGTAAAAGGACTTTCCACGGGTAGTTCAAACTCAGCGCCTAATAGCTTTAGTAACACTACAATCGTGTCTACGCCCATACACGCTTGGACGCTTGCTGGGGTTGGTGCTGCCGCGTTACTATATGCTGGCTATGAGTACCGTAATGACTTGGCAAACAACCTCTACCGCGTCCGACGATACATCGCGGCTCGGCGAGCTGCTAGGAAATAA
- a CDS encoding RecX family transcriptional regulator — MKITTLKQQVKNPKRVSIFVDGKYEFSLSLDEVVKYKITNGQELNKADLKKFKKISEDGKLRARALEWLLNRPHSTKEFKDYLYRKKADPEFGETLREEFSAKGYLDDIKFAAWFIDLQTRKNKSRRAIRMELMKKGISGEQLDIVMEGQEINEEEAIKAIIDKKKNLTRYKNDPVKLKQYLVVQGFSYELVDKTIKKVLGTP, encoded by the coding sequence ATGAAAATTACGACCTTAAAACAGCAAGTCAAGAACCCGAAGCGGGTTAGTATTTTTGTTGATGGAAAGTACGAATTTTCATTGAGCCTTGACGAGGTTGTTAAGTACAAAATTACCAACGGTCAAGAGTTAAACAAAGCAGACCTTAAAAAGTTTAAAAAAATATCAGAAGACGGCAAACTGCGAGCCAGGGCTCTGGAGTGGCTGTTGAATCGCCCGCACAGCACCAAAGAGTTCAAAGATTATCTCTACCGCAAAAAAGCCGATCCGGAATTCGGCGAAACATTGAGGGAAGAATTTAGCGCCAAAGGCTATTTGGATGATATTAAGTTTGCTGCTTGGTTTATTGATCTTCAGACTCGCAAAAATAAAAGCCGCCGGGCTATTCGCATGGAGCTTATGAAGAAGGGGATCAGTGGAGAGCAGTTGGATATTGTTATGGAAGGCCAAGAAATCAACGAAGAAGAAGCCATAAAGGCCATTATTGATAAAAAGAAAAATTTAACGCGCTACAAAAACGACCCGGTAAAGCTTAAGCAGTATTTAGTGGTGCAGGGGTTTAGCTACGAATTAGTTGATAAAACTATAAAGAAAGTTTTGGGGACCCCATAA